The proteins below are encoded in one region of Streptomyces ficellus:
- a CDS encoding Xaa-Pro dipeptidyl-peptidase, whose amino-acid sequence MARPPGTRTPHALRALGVAALAAALVAAAPAPSPGAAGEGPGLRIEGRATQPVFSRADAVYQQVDIETATDSDEDGRPDTVRMRILRPRETGAGLKVATIVEASPYWGGGNDVPFHEVDVEEDGLPPNPPPGSPRPPAGKGHRGLPGLFQGVDSRAGGTGAPTAASVVFPGYTDNYFLPRGYAVAQLDSVGTGGSTGCPVSGGRAETLGAKAAVDWLNGRARARDLQGRPAVATWSTGKTALMGISYNGTLPTAVATTGVEGLRAIVPISGISSWYDYYRAGGVVAPGGYQGEDADILARGVYSRADRDVCAPVLDRLTANQGRESGDYTAFWRERDYLKDVGSIKAGVFLVQGLNDWNVKTRHAGRLWQALEEHDVPRTLWLHQAGHSNPMPLRMEQWLGRLHQWFDFWLYDLDNGALDAPRVELERADFSWSRQSGWPAPGTRDLTLRMRPDGGLSRLPAAGPPTRRTLTDTGRTVRAEQLVTAPDTPHPGRLAHTTGPLAADLRISGTPTVSLRASLEGTSPYLTALLVDYGRDTRATAGTEADTSQLVCYGEGVPGDTGCAHRTRHRTETADFKIVTRGWLDVRNRDSLRWQSPVVEGREYRLTWEMQPQDYVFKKGHRLGVVLISTDHDYTLRHPVGTRVTTRSGSGSVTLPVSP is encoded by the coding sequence ATGGCGCGACCCCCCGGAACACGCACCCCGCACGCCCTCCGCGCCCTCGGCGTGGCGGCCCTCGCCGCCGCCCTGGTCGCCGCCGCCCCCGCGCCGTCCCCGGGAGCCGCCGGCGAGGGCCCCGGCCTGCGGATCGAGGGCCGCGCGACCCAGCCGGTCTTCTCCCGCGCCGACGCGGTGTATCAACAGGTGGACATCGAGACGGCGACGGACAGCGACGAAGACGGCAGGCCCGACACCGTCAGGATGCGCATCCTGCGCCCCCGCGAGACCGGTGCCGGACTGAAGGTCGCGACCATCGTCGAGGCCAGCCCGTACTGGGGCGGCGGCAACGACGTCCCCTTCCACGAGGTCGACGTGGAGGAGGACGGACTGCCCCCGAACCCGCCCCCGGGCTCCCCCCGACCGCCCGCAGGTAAGGGGCACCGGGGCCTTCCGGGCCTGTTCCAGGGCGTTGACTCCCGTGCCGGAGGCACCGGCGCCCCCACCGCCGCCTCCGTGGTCTTCCCCGGGTACACCGACAACTACTTCCTGCCCCGCGGGTACGCCGTCGCCCAGCTCGACAGCGTCGGCACGGGCGGATCGACGGGCTGCCCCGTCTCCGGCGGCCGTGCGGAGACGCTCGGCGCGAAGGCGGCCGTCGACTGGCTGAACGGACGCGCCCGCGCCCGGGACCTCCAGGGCCGGCCCGCCGTCGCGACCTGGTCCACCGGGAAGACGGCGCTGATGGGCATCTCGTACAACGGGACCCTCCCCACCGCCGTGGCCACCACCGGTGTGGAGGGGCTCAGGGCCATCGTGCCGATCTCCGGGATCAGCTCCTGGTACGACTACTACCGGGCGGGCGGCGTCGTGGCGCCCGGCGGCTACCAGGGTGAGGACGCCGACATCCTGGCCAGGGGCGTCTACAGCCGGGCCGACCGGGACGTGTGCGCACCCGTGCTGGACCGGCTCACCGCCAACCAGGGCCGGGAGAGCGGCGACTACACCGCCTTCTGGCGGGAGCGGGACTACCTCAAGGACGTCGGAAGCATCAAGGCCGGTGTCTTCCTGGTCCAGGGCCTCAACGACTGGAACGTGAAGACCCGGCACGCGGGCCGCCTCTGGCAGGCGCTGGAGGAGCACGATGTGCCGCGCACCCTGTGGCTCCACCAGGCCGGGCACAGCAACCCGATGCCGCTGCGCATGGAGCAGTGGCTGGGCCGCCTCCACCAGTGGTTCGACTTCTGGCTGTACGACCTGGACAACGGCGCCCTCGACGCGCCCCGGGTCGAGCTGGAGCGGGCGGACTTCTCCTGGAGCCGGCAATCCGGCTGGCCCGCGCCCGGCACCCGTGACCTCACCCTGCGGATGCGCCCGGACGGCGGCCTGTCCCGGCTGCCCGCCGCCGGGCCGCCGACCCGGCGGACCCTCACCGACACGGGCCGCACGGTGCGGGCCGAGCAGCTCGTGACCGCCCCGGACACACCGCACCCCGGCCGGCTGGCCCACACCACCGGACCGCTCGCCGCCGACCTGCGGATCAGCGGGACGCCGACGGTGTCGCTGCGGGCGTCCCTGGAGGGAACCTCCCCCTATCTGACGGCGCTGCTCGTCGACTACGGGAGGGACACCCGCGCCACGGCCGGAACGGAGGCCGACACCTCACAGCTCGTCTGCTACGGCGAGGGAGTCCCCGGCGACACCGGTTGCGCCCATCGGACGCGGCACCGCACCGAGACCGCCGACTTCAAGATCGTCACCCGTGGCTGGCTGGACGTCCGCAACCGAGACTCGCTGCGGTGGCAGAGCCCGGTCGTGGAAGGGCGGGAGTACCGGCTGACCTGGGAGATGCAGCCCCAGGACTACGTCTTCAAGAAGGGCCACCGGCTGGGCGTGGTCCTGATCTCCACCGACCACGACTACACCCTGCGCCACCCGGTCGGCACACGCGTCACGACCCGGTCCGGCTCCGGCAGCGTCACGCTTCCGGTCAGCCCGTAG
- a CDS encoding PaaI family thioesterase — protein sequence MGEQTQVKFPQEVIDEYAALGVDLPALFSAGHLGERMGVRIVEASAERVVGTMPVEGNTQPYGLLHGGASAVLAETLGSIGSMLHGGASKIAVGVDLNCTHHRGARSGMVTGVATPVHRGRSTATYEIVITDEQDKRVCTARLTCLLRDLAPKDAEYVPGASTPGATG from the coding sequence ATGGGCGAGCAGACGCAGGTGAAGTTCCCGCAGGAGGTCATCGACGAGTACGCCGCGCTCGGTGTGGACCTGCCCGCCCTCTTCTCCGCCGGGCACCTCGGCGAGCGGATGGGCGTGCGGATCGTCGAGGCGTCCGCCGAGCGGGTCGTCGGCACCATGCCGGTGGAGGGCAACACCCAGCCCTACGGCCTGCTGCACGGCGGCGCCTCCGCGGTGCTCGCCGAGACCCTCGGCTCGATCGGCTCGATGCTCCACGGCGGCGCCTCCAAGATCGCCGTGGGCGTCGACCTGAACTGCACCCACCACCGCGGGGCCCGCAGCGGAATGGTGACCGGCGTGGCCACCCCCGTCCACCGCGGACGCTCCACCGCGACGTACGAGATCGTCATCACCGACGAGCAGGACAAGCGGGTGTGCACGGCCCGCCTGACCTGCCTGCTCCGCGACCTCGCCCCCAAGGACGCGGAGTACGTCCCGGGCGCGTCGACGCCGGGCGCTACGGGCTGA